The following coding sequences are from one Methanosarcina sp. WWM596 window:
- a CDS encoding ABC transporter ATP-binding protein produces MSDVLLKVSGVSVSIPTGQGTVRAVDDAAFFINKHEVFSLIGESGSGKSILGQAIMRLLPPNAMFSGKVELDGMEISALSEKEMQKVRGKKVGSIAQNPYLSMNPGIRVGTQVAEPMRAHLGMGKEDAKSRTCQALKYFDIIPPEVREREYPFQYSGGMLQRAMVAMGTAADPELIIADEPTKGVDVLKRRNIAAIFQKVASKGCAFLLITHDVGFARAMSDRIAVNYCGQIIEIAGKDAFFEEPLHPYSKALLDAVPERGMHPIPGSSPSMIEVPEGCRFHPRCPYKTDRCLKNPPVVELDGRCVRCWMYA; encoded by the coding sequence GTGTCTGATGTGCTACTGAAAGTATCCGGTGTTTCCGTATCAATCCCAACCGGACAGGGTACCGTTCGCGCAGTTGATGATGCAGCGTTTTTTATTAATAAACATGAGGTATTTTCACTGATTGGGGAATCCGGAAGCGGCAAGTCAATTCTTGGCCAGGCAATAATGCGGCTGCTACCCCCGAATGCGATGTTTTCCGGGAAAGTGGAACTTGACGGGATGGAAATATCGGCTCTTTCCGAAAAAGAGATGCAGAAAGTCCGTGGCAAAAAGGTAGGATCAATTGCCCAGAACCCGTATCTTTCGATGAACCCCGGAATCAGGGTTGGCACTCAGGTTGCAGAGCCAATGCGCGCACATCTTGGAATGGGTAAAGAGGATGCAAAGTCCAGGACATGCCAGGCTCTGAAGTATTTTGATATTATCCCTCCTGAAGTGAGGGAAAGGGAATATCCGTTCCAGTACAGCGGCGGAATGCTGCAACGGGCAATGGTTGCAATGGGAACGGCTGCAGACCCTGAACTGATTATAGCTGATGAACCGACAAAAGGTGTTGATGTTCTGAAGAGGCGCAATATTGCGGCAATTTTTCAGAAGGTTGCCTCGAAAGGCTGTGCGTTTCTTTTAATTACTCATGATGTAGGTTTTGCCCGGGCGATGTCGGACAGAATCGCGGTAAACTACTGCGGGCAAATTATAGAGATTGCAGGAAAGGACGCTTTTTTCGAAGAGCCTCTGCATCCATATTCAAAAGCGCTTCTGGATGCGGTGCCGGAGCGCGGTATGCACCCGATTCCGGGCTCGTCACCTTCGATGATTGAGGTACCGGAAGGCTGCAGGTTTCATCCGCGGTGCCCGTATAAAACAGACAGGTGCCTGAAGAATCCGCCAGTTGTGGAACTGGATGGAAGGTGTGTGAGGTGCTGGATGTATGCTTAA